A genomic segment from Pseudomonas mendocina encodes:
- a CDS encoding imm11 family protein: protein MNMYLLRVSEDYPEKLSLIYDHDASTDLTEFRKCHPVSETVTAKFSNRKKIDIEKLKRLDYIQSDGPPLISQRMAEVIKAHTDQVELSPASVMIDGQMLDGYFVLNILTKKPCFDLARSDYRPTIDGMPEYGLRFYHVHSLPEKCLEGASIVRAQESLGEIFVSSELGEALTRSKISGLSLLDAHHGVDVY from the coding sequence ATGAATATGTATTTACTTAGGGTGAGCGAGGACTATCCAGAGAAGCTCTCACTCATATACGATCATGACGCCAGCACAGACCTTACGGAGTTTAGAAAGTGCCATCCGGTATCAGAGACCGTAACGGCAAAATTCTCAAATAGAAAAAAAATAGATATAGAGAAACTCAAGAGACTTGATTATATACAAAGCGATGGACCTCCATTGATCTCTCAGCGTATGGCGGAGGTAATTAAAGCGCATACAGATCAAGTTGAGCTCAGTCCCGCTAGTGTGATGATTGATGGGCAAATGCTCGATGGATACTTTGTTTTAAATATTTTAACTAAAAAGCCTTGCTTTGATCTGGCTAGATCTGACTACCGACCAACTATTGACGGAATGCCAGAATACGGCTTGCGCTTTTATCATGTGCACTCACTTCCCGAGAAGTGTTTAGAAGGGGCGTCTATTGTTCGTGCCCAAGAATCCCTCGGTGAAATCTTTGTATCATCTGAACTCGGTGAGGCATTGACGCGCTCAAAAATTTCCGGACTTTCTTTGCTTGATGCACATCATGGAGTGGATGTTTATTAG
- a CDS encoding AHH domain-containing protein: MKENIFLSSRNIIYLPTNESVHPTRTIHKGSHPGYNASIQRQLDDILAVGKSNKWTPDQYKSAVNGVIKNERAGLRSGKTRLNKNSVRTMRCGG, translated from the coding sequence ATGAAGGAAAATATCTTTCTAAGTAGCCGCAATATTATTTATTTGCCGACGAATGAAAGTGTTCACCCAACCAGAACAATTCATAAGGGGTCTCATCCAGGTTACAACGCCTCGATTCAACGACAGCTTGATGATATTTTGGCAGTCGGAAAGTCAAACAAATGGACGCCAGATCAGTATAAAAGCGCCGTAAATGGTGTGATTAAGAATGAGCGAGCGGGCTTGAGAAGTGGGAAAACGCGACTAAATAAAAATTCTGTTAGAACCATGCGGTGCGGAGGATGA
- a CDS encoding phosphatidate cytidylyltransferase, with protein sequence MDRNTLLLFAGIGALLLLASLVGFVLKRRSGDQPNPVIDNLNARINAWWVMVLVIGIAFLFGNIGVVVLFYFVSFYALREFMTLTPTRRSDYPALVAAFYFALPMQYLLIALDWYGLFAIFIPVYLFLLLPILASLGGDTTRYLERAAKVQWGLMIAVYCISSVPALLTLDIPGYEGRNLLLIAWLIIVVQLSDVLQYVCGKLFGKHKIAPNLSPSKTVEGFIGGVALATLIGATLCWITPFAFWQAALFALLVCLLGFAGGLVMSAIKRDRGVKDWGHMIEGHGGMLDRLDSVCFAAPVFFHMVRYWWA encoded by the coding sequence ATGGATCGCAATACCCTGCTGCTATTCGCCGGTATCGGTGCCCTGCTCCTGCTGGCCAGCCTGGTCGGCTTCGTCCTCAAGCGGCGCAGTGGCGATCAGCCGAACCCGGTGATCGACAATCTCAATGCGCGGATCAACGCCTGGTGGGTAATGGTGCTGGTGATCGGCATCGCCTTCCTGTTCGGCAACATCGGCGTCGTGGTGCTGTTCTACTTCGTGTCCTTCTACGCCCTGCGCGAGTTCATGACGCTGACACCGACAAGGCGTAGCGATTATCCAGCACTGGTGGCGGCCTTCTACTTTGCCCTGCCCATGCAGTATCTGCTGATCGCCCTGGATTGGTACGGCCTTTTCGCCATCTTCATCCCGGTGTACCTGTTCCTGCTGCTGCCGATCCTCGCCTCGCTGGGCGGTGATACCACGCGCTACCTCGAGCGCGCGGCCAAGGTGCAGTGGGGCTTGATGATCGCCGTGTACTGCATCTCCTCGGTACCCGCGCTGCTGACCCTGGACATCCCCGGCTACGAGGGGCGCAACCTGCTGCTGATCGCCTGGCTGATCATCGTCGTGCAGCTTTCCGACGTGCTGCAGTACGTATGCGGCAAGCTGTTCGGCAAACACAAGATCGCGCCCAACCTGTCACCGTCAAAAACCGTGGAAGGCTTTATCGGCGGCGTGGCCCTGGCAACGTTGATCGGCGCGACCCTGTGCTGGATCACCCCCTTCGCCTTCTGGCAGGCCGCACTGTTCGCCCTGTTGGTCTGCCTGCTCGGCTTCGCCGGCGGCCTGGTGATGTCGGCGATCAAGCGCGACCGTGGCGTGAAGGACTGGGGCCACATGATCGAGGGCCATGGCGGTATGCTCGACCGTCTCGATTCCGTATGCTTCGCCGCGCCCGTGTTCTTTCATATGGTGCGTTACTGGTGGGCCTGA
- a CDS encoding immunity 22 family protein produces MSDEAKAIHIWVGSNFSKEEEYMSYFELDYSVEGDFDDPSYKLCGFCKDIGIVWYDEDFIGIIPRREQEVSLDDILAEAAIDDDELPVAKARCDALGIKKANAIFWYQDADLVLKKPIKDSYNGLKYIGVFKES; encoded by the coding sequence ATGTCTGATGAAGCTAAAGCTATTCATATCTGGGTAGGAAGCAATTTCTCAAAAGAAGAAGAGTATATGAGCTACTTTGAGCTTGACTACTCTGTTGAAGGGGACTTTGATGATCCGAGTTATAAACTCTGTGGTTTTTGCAAGGATATCGGTATCGTTTGGTATGACGAAGACTTTATAGGCATCATTCCTCGTCGAGAACAGGAAGTCTCTTTAGATGATATTTTGGCGGAAGCTGCTATAGATGATGATGAGCTACCGGTAGCCAAAGCTCGCTGTGATGCTTTGGGTATAAAAAAAGCTAATGCGATTTTTTGGTATCAAGATGCTGATCTTGTGCTTAAGAAGCCGATCAAGGATAGTTATAACGGTCTAAAATATATAGGTGTTTTTAAGGAGAGTTAG
- a CDS encoding lysophospholipid acyltransferase family protein, translating to MLAALTAFAITSAARLLTGARALWLGSTAQATQRLYYANHSSHGDFVLLWASLPPELRKRTRPVAGADYWQKPGVRSFLINNVFNGVLVDRERKEGTNPLQAMLDALDGGDSLIIFPEGTRNLGDEPLLPFKSGLYHLAQARPDVELVPVWIANLNRVMPKGRALPLPLLCTLSFGAALEPIEGEGKDAFLERARNALLALAPEEA from the coding sequence ATGCTCGCCGCATTGACCGCTTTCGCCATCACCTCGGCGGCTCGCCTGCTGACCGGTGCCCGAGCCTTGTGGCTCGGCAGTACCGCGCAGGCGACGCAGCGCCTGTACTACGCCAACCACAGCAGCCATGGCGACTTCGTCCTGCTCTGGGCGTCGCTGCCGCCGGAGCTGCGCAAGCGTACCCGACCGGTGGCTGGCGCCGACTACTGGCAGAAGCCGGGCGTACGCAGCTTCCTGATCAATAACGTATTCAATGGCGTGCTGGTCGACCGCGAGCGCAAGGAAGGCACCAACCCGTTGCAGGCGATGCTCGATGCGCTGGATGGAGGTGACTCGCTGATCATCTTCCCCGAGGGCACGCGCAACCTCGGCGACGAGCCGCTGCTGCCGTTCAAGAGTGGCCTCTATCACCTAGCCCAGGCGCGCCCCGACGTGGAGCTGGTGCCGGTGTGGATCGCCAACCTGAATCGGGTGATGCCCAAGGGCCGCGCGCTGCCGCTGCCTCTGCTGTGCACCCTGAGTTTCGGCGCCGCGCTGGAGCCCATCGAGGGGGAGGGCAAGGACGCCTTCCTGGAACGCGCACGCAACGCCCTGCTGGCACTGGCACCCGAGGAGGCCTGA
- a CDS encoding phosphatase PAP2/dual specificity phosphatase family protein: MEHARGQGLWKRGVLWLMLLGPLFFASYGFANWISGQRDDVGSLVFAWEPQIPLWPWTIVPYWSIDLLYGLSFLLPACRREMDRHALRLLAAQVICVACFLLWPLRFTFERPPLDGTFGLMFDVLMGFDKPFNQAPSLHITLLVIIWAMFANHTRNLWLRGLLHLWMALIGISVLTTWQHHFIDVPTGALAGFFCLWLLPLQGDTPLKQIRLASDPRRWRLALRYSLGALLCTALAVNLGGAWLWLFWPAVALAMVALNYLLFGAGGFQKQADGRLSPAATILLAPYLLGAWVNSRLWTLRQPAPCQVVEGIYLGRLPGTGDLDDYAAVVDLCAELPLLRTPRAYCSLPSLDLVAPDALTCQRAAEAIERLRHNGPLLVCCALGYSRSATAVAAWLLYSGRCQSVESAVELIRQARPQVVLGPQHLAALQAMLDVGTELEVAHAG, encoded by the coding sequence ATGGAGCACGCCCGCGGACAAGGATTGTGGAAGCGCGGCGTACTCTGGCTGATGTTGCTCGGCCCGCTGTTCTTCGCCAGCTACGGTTTCGCCAACTGGATCAGCGGGCAGCGCGATGACGTCGGTAGCCTGGTCTTCGCCTGGGAACCACAGATCCCGTTGTGGCCCTGGACCATCGTGCCGTACTGGTCGATCGACCTGCTCTACGGCCTGTCCTTCCTGCTGCCGGCCTGCCGCCGCGAGATGGATCGCCATGCCCTGCGCCTGCTCGCCGCGCAGGTCATCTGCGTCGCCTGCTTCCTGCTCTGGCCGCTGCGCTTTACCTTCGAGCGGCCACCGCTGGACGGCACCTTCGGCCTGATGTTCGACGTACTGATGGGCTTCGACAAACCCTTCAACCAGGCGCCGTCGCTGCATATCACCCTGTTGGTGATCATCTGGGCGATGTTCGCCAATCACACGCGCAACCTGTGGCTACGCGGTTTGCTGCACCTGTGGATGGCGCTGATCGGCATTTCCGTACTGACCACCTGGCAGCATCACTTTATCGACGTACCCACCGGGGCGCTGGCCGGCTTCTTCTGCTTATGGTTATTGCCGCTGCAGGGCGATACGCCGCTGAAGCAGATACGCCTGGCCAGCGATCCTCGCCGTTGGCGACTGGCGCTGCGCTACAGCCTCGGAGCGCTGCTGTGCACGGCGCTGGCGGTCAATCTGGGTGGCGCCTGGCTCTGGCTGTTCTGGCCCGCCGTTGCCCTGGCGATGGTCGCGCTCAACTACCTGCTGTTCGGCGCTGGCGGCTTCCAGAAGCAGGCCGACGGGCGCCTCAGCCCGGCCGCCACGATCTTGCTTGCTCCCTATCTGCTCGGCGCCTGGGTCAATTCGCGGTTGTGGACGTTGCGCCAGCCGGCGCCTTGCCAGGTGGTAGAGGGCATTTACCTTGGCCGCCTGCCGGGCACGGGCGATCTCGATGACTATGCCGCCGTGGTCGACCTGTGCGCCGAACTGCCGCTGCTGCGCACACCGCGTGCCTACTGCAGTCTGCCGTCACTGGATCTGGTGGCGCCGGATGCACTGACCTGCCAGCGCGCTGCCGAGGCCATCGAACGGCTGCGTCATAACGGCCCGCTGCTGGTGTGCTGCGCCCTGGGTTATTCGCGCAGCGCCACAGCCGTGGCCGCCTGGCTGCTGTATAGCGGCCGCTGCCAGAGCGTCGAGTCCGCCGTAGAGCTGATCCGCCAGGCCCGACCACAGGTCGTACTCGGCCCGCAGCATCTGGCAGCGCTGCAGGCCATGCTCGACGTGGGCACCGAACTGGAGGTCGCTCATGCAGGCTGA
- a CDS encoding RHS repeat-associated core domain-containing protein, giving the protein MSDALWAARLGDDLLHTTLLADIVGGVLEVAAYAAITAVACAAVVAATGLTVLTGGLGGFVLAAVVGIAVGVGMNKTGWDKGLTTLCEGLGNAISPPNVQAKIVTGANKTKTNGLPSARAAGKLGSAAAPSGTELEQAPPAEEPEPSFLDMAKSFFSEMWRPTVAQPAPGVIPCPLDAIECKKHPPMPVQLLAEGSIKVSIEGQPAVRSGDRSTCEATVVESGNISPNVRIGGDAVVVQPIRSGKTPGIGLALAVLMALRGNPRKLCSKLPCLAAGFVGNMAMGGATAYATNAISNALGSASSGAPNPVHASTGAKVLGEDDDLDFVLPGLMPIEWQRFYSSCDERRDGLLGAGWSLPFEIAVQVRAHPKGGETLTYIDEQGRPIEIGSLPPGDACYSPGEGLNFRRDESGALLVESVDGLYRLFEPLPEAPQRLRLSKLGDRNDNRLLLEYDTAGRLRAVRDGHNQLCIELIADARHPQRLGRVERLFADERREVLVAYAYDAQGDLSEVRDDKGQLLRRFVYDSGRRLIEHQRPTGLRCFYEWGEFQGADGREWRVTRHWTDEGDEYHLHYDLDAGITRVTDGLGRISERHWNSQYQITRYRDALGQLWLFEWNDERQLLAAVAPDGARWQFAYDESGNLCETLDPLGRRDFTQWLGHWSLPQAETDAAGNAWQYRYDKRGNCIAEIDPLGHVTRYRYDTSGLPVEIIDASGKRKTLRWNALGQLTEQVDCSGYPTRFAYDERGNLVQITDALGEITRYHYDSQGRLLQTQLADGRCEEFQRDAIGQLSAYLDPAGKPVRYRYDRRGQVRQRIDALGRSVGFEYDAYGRLLALSNENDERYRFSWDVLDRLTAQHDLDDSARHYRYDPQGNLIGLAYTPAPHGTGLGCVPEAPPAPIIHRFERDAVGRLIAKHTDDGRTEYAYDPLDRLTGIDFTAADGQVQSLAFAYDALGQLLSEQSAAGALQHAYDELGNLLETQLPDQRRIRRLYYGSGHLQLLNLDDQLVSRFERDRLHREVLRTQGQLVTRSQYDRTGRLTARLRRRLETPVQLPAEAERRYAFDPSDNLIGRLDRDPACQREQKQQLHYDASGRIIASQDLIRGNLETYSYDAAANLLHPVGGDAASSGWVRHNKLLTYQDKRYRYDAFGRLVEKRSGRHQVQRLSYDAEHRVREVTNNDGSRVVMHYDPLGRRIGKSHYDAHGVLLGQTDFTWDGLRLLSETRNGRHSLYLYDEGSYDPLARVDGQGEHARLRYYHTDPNGLPQQLTEEDGRCIWQARYQVWGNTLAEQQESFFVEEQNLRFQGQYLDRETGLHYNTFRFYDPDIGRFISPDPIGLAGGINLFQYAPEPYGWVDPWGWAPWAHGKFDDWFNAASVDDINSNKTAVTGALRGAGKMHEMFPVSLAAKAKELGFTAQELKRYVVETKRITFINVTDSKGRPIPNGSHHGSSAGRYFHNKLIADLKQATSKREAKMIIARHHRKHMKLSRCS; this is encoded by the coding sequence ATGTCTGATGCGCTCTGGGCCGCCCGGCTCGGCGACGATCTGCTGCACACCACACTGCTCGCCGACATCGTCGGCGGCGTGCTGGAGGTGGCGGCTTATGCCGCCATCACCGCCGTGGCCTGTGCCGCGGTAGTCGCCGCCACCGGCCTGACCGTCCTTACCGGCGGTCTCGGTGGCTTTGTTCTCGCCGCAGTAGTTGGGATCGCCGTGGGGGTCGGCATGAACAAAACCGGCTGGGACAAGGGTCTCACGACCCTCTGCGAAGGCCTGGGCAATGCCATCTCCCCGCCCAATGTTCAGGCCAAGATCGTTACCGGCGCCAACAAGACCAAAACCAATGGCCTGCCTTCCGCGCGCGCCGCTGGCAAGCTGGGTAGCGCTGCTGCGCCGTCCGGCACCGAGCTGGAGCAGGCGCCGCCCGCCGAGGAGCCGGAGCCGAGCTTCCTGGACATGGCCAAGAGCTTCTTCAGTGAGATGTGGCGCCCCACCGTTGCCCAGCCGGCACCCGGCGTCATCCCCTGCCCGCTGGATGCCATCGAGTGCAAGAAGCATCCGCCGATGCCGGTGCAGCTGCTGGCCGAAGGCTCGATCAAGGTCAGCATCGAAGGCCAGCCGGCAGTGCGCAGCGGTGATCGCAGCACCTGCGAGGCCACGGTGGTGGAAAGCGGCAACATTTCGCCGAACGTGCGCATCGGTGGCGACGCCGTGGTGGTGCAGCCGATTCGCAGCGGCAAGACGCCCGGCATCGGCCTTGCCCTGGCCGTGCTCATGGCGTTGCGCGGTAACCCGCGCAAGCTGTGCAGCAAGCTGCCCTGCCTGGCCGCTGGTTTCGTTGGCAACATGGCCATGGGTGGCGCCACCGCCTATGCCACCAACGCCATCTCCAACGCCCTCGGCTCGGCCAGCAGCGGTGCACCCAACCCGGTGCACGCCAGCACCGGGGCCAAGGTGCTCGGTGAAGACGACGACCTCGACTTCGTCCTGCCGGGGCTGATGCCCATCGAGTGGCAGCGTTTCTACAGCAGCTGCGACGAGCGTCGTGACGGCCTGCTGGGTGCCGGCTGGAGCCTGCCGTTCGAGATCGCCGTGCAGGTACGCGCCCACCCGAAGGGCGGCGAAACGCTGACCTATATCGACGAGCAGGGCCGCCCCATCGAGATCGGCAGCCTGCCACCGGGCGATGCCTGCTACAGCCCGGGCGAAGGTTTGAACTTCCGCCGCGATGAAAGCGGTGCACTGCTGGTGGAAAGCGTCGATGGTCTCTACCGCCTGTTCGAGCCTCTGCCCGAAGCGCCGCAGCGGCTGCGCCTGAGCAAGCTGGGTGATCGCAACGACAACCGCCTGCTGCTCGAATACGACACTGCTGGCCGGCTACGCGCTGTGCGCGATGGCCATAACCAGCTGTGCATCGAACTGATTGCCGACGCCCGCCACCCGCAGCGCCTGGGCCGGGTCGAGCGCCTGTTCGCCGATGAGCGGCGCGAGGTGCTGGTCGCTTATGCCTATGACGCACAGGGCGATCTCAGTGAAGTCCGCGACGACAAGGGCCAACTGCTGCGTCGCTTCGTCTACGACAGCGGCCGCCGCCTGATCGAACACCAGCGCCCCACAGGCCTGCGCTGCTTCTACGAATGGGGCGAGTTTCAGGGTGCCGATGGCCGCGAATGGCGGGTGACACGGCACTGGACCGACGAAGGCGATGAATACCATCTGCATTACGATCTGGATGCGGGAATCACCCGGGTCACCGACGGCCTTGGCCGTATCAGCGAACGTCACTGGAACAGCCAGTACCAGATCACCCGCTATCGCGACGCCCTCGGCCAGCTCTGGCTGTTCGAATGGAATGACGAACGCCAACTGCTGGCCGCCGTCGCACCGGACGGCGCGCGTTGGCAATTTGCCTATGACGAATCCGGTAACCTCTGCGAAACCCTCGACCCGTTGGGGCGTCGCGACTTCACCCAATGGCTCGGTCACTGGTCGCTGCCGCAAGCCGAGACCGACGCCGCCGGCAATGCCTGGCAGTACCGCTACGACAAGCGCGGCAACTGCATTGCCGAGATCGACCCGCTGGGCCATGTCACCCGCTACCGCTACGACACCAGCGGCCTGCCGGTGGAGATCATCGACGCCAGCGGCAAGCGCAAGACCCTGCGCTGGAACGCCCTCGGCCAGCTCACCGAGCAGGTCGACTGTTCCGGCTACCCGACGCGCTTCGCCTACGACGAGCGCGGCAACCTGGTGCAGATCACCGATGCCCTCGGCGAAATCACCCGCTACCACTACGACAGCCAGGGCCGCCTGTTGCAGACGCAACTCGCCGACGGCCGCTGCGAGGAATTTCAACGCGACGCCATCGGCCAGCTCAGCGCCTACCTCGACCCTGCCGGCAAGCCCGTACGCTATCGTTACGACCGCCGTGGTCAGGTCCGTCAGCGCATCGATGCCCTGGGCCGCAGCGTCGGCTTCGAATACGACGCCTATGGCCGCCTGCTCGCCCTGAGCAACGAGAACGACGAGCGCTACCGCTTCAGCTGGGACGTGCTCGACCGCCTCACCGCCCAGCACGACCTCGATGACAGCGCTCGCCATTACCGCTATGACCCGCAGGGCAACCTCATCGGCCTGGCCTACACCCCGGCGCCGCACGGCACCGGCCTGGGCTGCGTCCCTGAGGCGCCGCCGGCGCCGATCATCCACCGCTTCGAGCGCGATGCCGTTGGCCGGCTGATCGCCAAGCACACCGATGACGGTCGTACCGAATACGCCTACGACCCACTCGACCGTCTTACCGGCATCGACTTCACCGCGGCTGACGGCCAGGTGCAGTCACTGGCCTTCGCCTACGACGCCCTTGGCCAATTGCTCAGCGAACAGAGCGCCGCCGGTGCCCTGCAGCATGCCTACGACGAACTCGGCAACCTGCTGGAAACGCAACTACCTGACCAGCGCCGTATCCGCCGCCTTTACTACGGCAGCGGTCACCTGCAACTGCTCAACCTGGACGATCAACTGGTCAGCCGCTTCGAGCGCGACCGCCTGCACCGCGAGGTGCTGCGCACCCAGGGGCAGCTCGTTACCCGTAGCCAATATGACCGCACCGGACGCCTCACTGCGCGCCTGCGTCGGCGTCTGGAAACGCCCGTGCAACTGCCGGCCGAAGCCGAGCGGCGCTACGCCTTTGATCCCAGCGACAACCTGATCGGCCGCCTCGACCGTGACCCGGCCTGCCAGCGCGAACAGAAGCAGCAACTGCACTACGACGCCAGCGGGCGCATCATCGCCAGCCAGGACCTGATTCGCGGCAATCTGGAAACCTACAGCTACGACGCCGCTGCCAACCTGCTGCACCCGGTGGGCGGCGACGCCGCCAGCAGCGGCTGGGTGCGCCACAACAAACTGCTCACCTACCAGGACAAGCGCTACCGTTACGACGCCTTCGGCCGCCTGGTGGAGAAACGCAGTGGCCGTCACCAGGTGCAGCGGCTGAGCTACGACGCTGAGCATCGCGTGCGGGAAGTCACCAACAACGACGGCAGCCGGGTGGTCATGCACTACGATCCGCTTGGCCGGCGTATTGGCAAAAGCCACTACGATGCCCACGGCGTGCTGCTCGGCCAGACCGACTTCACCTGGGACGGCCTGCGCCTGCTCAGCGAAACCCGCAACGGCCGGCACAGCCTCTACCTCTACGACGAAGGCAGCTACGACCCGCTGGCGCGCGTCGACGGCCAGGGCGAACACGCCCGCCTGCGCTACTACCACACCGATCCGAACGGCTTACCGCAGCAACTCACCGAAGAGGACGGCCGCTGCATCTGGCAGGCCCGTTATCAGGTTTGGGGCAACACCCTGGCCGAACAGCAGGAAAGCTTCTTTGTCGAAGAGCAGAACCTGCGCTTCCAGGGCCAGTACCTGGACCGCGAGACTGGACTGCACTACAACACTTTCAGGTTCTACGATCCGGATATCGGCCGGTTTATCAGCCCGGACCCGATTGGGTTGGCGGGTGGGATAAACCTGTTTCAGTACGCGCCGGAGCCGTATGGGTGGGTGGATCCGTGGGGGTGGGCTCCCTGGGCTCACGGGAAATTTGATGACTGGTTCAATGCTGCATCTGTGGATGATATCAACAGTAATAAAACGGCAGTGACAGGAGCCCTGCGTGGCGCAGGTAAAATGCATGAAATGTTCCCAGTTTCACTTGCGGCTAAAGCAAAAGAGCTTGGTTTTACCGCCCAAGAGTTGAAGAGGTACGTTGTGGAAACCAAGAGAATTACATTTATTAATGTTACTGACTCCAAGGGCAGGCCGATACCAAACGGGTCACATCATGGTAGTAGTGCAGGTCGATACTTCCATAACAAGTTAATTGCAGATCTAAAGCAGGCGACTAGCAAAAGAGAAGCTAAGATGATCATTGCAAGACATCATAGGAAACATATGAAATTAAGCAGGTGCTCTTAA
- a CDS encoding GGDEF domain-containing protein — MIAHTQTLFGAVALVAVIMGSCLILVGQLRHRDGMLTTGLGMLSHALAYIGFTLFGLASMWLTYVLANTLLSTALAFYTVSLPLIHGRHPPWRLAFAFPLLLGVLLSLLIDTQEPRQLVACLLLFSQCLVILHLSRRHAVPGGRAHRILMIGAGISLFGLGIRVVVILSGAPVEMHYDVSNLKQTVSVALGAATIIMFSFGLVLLSRERIESELRQTALRDTLTGLPNRLAILEQLTDELERARRQHTPLSIAMLDLDHFKLINDSHGHLVGDAVLRHCANHLQQRLRRNDSIGRYGGEEFLLVLPGTYADGALELVDQLRQSLTQHPAQNDSKTIALSFSAGVYGSSNSIAEDITGMLLKADTALYRAKHAGRNTQVLATAD, encoded by the coding sequence ATGATCGCCCACACCCAGACACTGTTCGGAGCCGTCGCACTGGTCGCAGTGATCATGGGCAGCTGTCTGATCCTGGTCGGCCAGCTGCGTCATCGCGACGGCATGCTCACCACCGGGTTGGGCATGCTATCCCATGCACTGGCCTATATCGGCTTTACCCTGTTCGGGCTGGCTTCGATGTGGCTGACCTATGTACTGGCCAACACGCTGCTGTCCACGGCTCTGGCGTTCTACACCGTCAGCCTGCCGCTGATCCACGGCCGGCACCCGCCCTGGCGGCTGGCCTTTGCCTTCCCGCTGCTGCTAGGCGTGCTGCTCAGCCTGCTGATCGATACTCAGGAACCCCGCCAGTTAGTGGCCTGCCTGCTGCTGTTCAGCCAATGCCTGGTGATTCTGCATCTGAGCCGTCGCCATGCGGTGCCCGGTGGGCGCGCCCATCGCATCCTGATGATCGGCGCAGGTATCAGCCTGTTCGGCCTGGGTATTCGCGTGGTGGTCATCCTCAGCGGCGCGCCGGTGGAGATGCACTACGACGTCAGCAATCTGAAGCAGACCGTATCGGTCGCCCTCGGCGCCGCCACCATCATCATGTTCTCCTTCGGCCTGGTGCTGCTGTCGCGCGAGCGCATCGAATCGGAGCTACGCCAGACCGCCCTGCGCGACACGCTTACCGGATTGCCCAATCGCCTGGCGATACTCGAACAACTCACCGACGAGCTGGAGCGCGCCCGCCGCCAGCACACGCCGCTGTCCATCGCCATGCTCGATCTGGATCACTTCAAGCTGATCAACGACAGCCACGGCCATCTGGTCGGCGATGCCGTACTCAGGCACTGCGCGAACCATCTGCAGCAACGGCTGCGGCGTAACGACAGCATCGGTCGTTATGGTGGTGAGGAATTCCTGCTAGTCCTGCCTGGTACCTACGCTGACGGCGCGCTTGAGCTGGTCGATCAGCTACGCCAATCCCTGACCCAGCACCCGGCGCAGAATGACAGCAAGACCATTGCCCTGAGCTTTAGCGCCGGTGTTTACGGCAGCAGCAACTCCATCGCCGAGGACATCACCGGCATGCTGCTGAAGGCCGACACCGCGCTCTATCGCGCCAAGCACGCCGGGCGTAATACACAGGTCCTGGCTACGGCGGACTGA